A portion of the Alphaproteobacteria bacterium genome contains these proteins:
- the gcvT gene encoding glycine cleavage system aminomethyltransferase GcvT — translation MTTSSPSSTMRKTALYTAHSQAGAKIVNFAGYEMPIQYPKGIMGEHNQVRNSAGLFDVSHMGHIMIHGEDLVAQFEGLVVADVQEMQENQMKYSLFTNPEGGVIDDLMITRVKGGLYLVVNASRKSVDLAHIQAYLDKSRVEYLSTKSLLALQGPKAAATLAALVPGIDKLKFMHATQAEIKCIKAFITRSGYTGEDGFEIAIDNKDAEAVAQLLLKNSDVSWIGLGARDTLRLEAGLCLYGQDLDETTTPVEADLKWTIGKRRRVEGNFLGEGIIKEQLQKGPQRKRVGIRPEGRHIARGHTDIAGQNGEKIGIVTSGTFSPTLNAPIAMGYVDAKYAEIGAKLNLSIRDQLIPGQITALPFVPYRYYRG, via the coding sequence ATGACCACTTCATCTCCATCTTCTACTATGCGGAAAACGGCGCTTTATACGGCGCACAGCCAGGCCGGCGCCAAGATAGTGAATTTTGCCGGCTATGAAATGCCAATCCAGTACCCCAAAGGCATTATGGGAGAACATAATCAGGTGCGGAATTCCGCCGGCCTGTTCGATGTTTCGCACATGGGCCATATCATGATTCATGGCGAGGATTTGGTGGCGCAGTTTGAAGGTTTGGTTGTCGCCGACGTTCAGGAAATGCAAGAAAACCAGATGAAATATTCGCTGTTCACCAATCCTGAAGGCGGGGTGATCGATGATTTGATGATCACCCGCGTTAAAGGCGGTTTATATTTGGTGGTGAATGCATCGCGCAAATCGGTCGACTTGGCGCACATCCAAGCATATTTGGATAAAAGCCGCGTGGAATATTTGTCCACAAAATCCTTGTTGGCATTGCAGGGGCCAAAGGCCGCGGCGACGCTTGCGGCTTTGGTGCCGGGTATTGATAAGTTGAAATTCATGCATGCGACTCAGGCGGAAATAAAATGTATCAAGGCCTTTATCACCAGATCGGGCTATACTGGCGAGGATGGATTTGAAATTGCCATCGATAATAAAGATGCCGAGGCAGTGGCGCAATTGTTGCTAAAGAATTCGGATGTCTCTTGGATTGGGCTTGGCGCGCGCGATACGCTGCGGTTAGAGGCTGGATTATGTTTATACGGTCAGGATCTGGATGAAACCACTACGCCGGTCGAAGCCGATTTGAAATGGACCATCGGCAAACGCCGCCGGGTGGAAGGTAATTTCCTCGGCGAAGGAATTATCAAAGAACAACTTCAAAAAGGTCCGCAGCGCAAGCGGGTTGGCATTCGCCCGGAAGGCCGTCATATCGCGCGCGGCCATACCGATATCGCGGGCCAGAACGGGGAAAAGATTGGCATTGTCACCAGCGGCACGTTCAGTCCGACTTTAAATGCGCCGATTGCCATGGGCTATGTGGATGCTAAGTATGCGGAAATAGGCGCAAAATTAAACTTATCTATACGCGACCAGCTGATACCGGGACAAATTACGGCTTTACCGTTTGTTCCATATCGCTATTATCGGGGTTAA
- a CDS encoding F0F1 ATP synthase subunit A translates to MAGKMDPLHQFQIQEWIPFEIGGLSLPYTNSAFYMTTAVVLATLLMLMGSVRAQTIPGRTQSLAEMFYNFIYGMVRDAAGDEGKAYFPFVFTLFAFILFGNLLGMTPYAFTFTSHIIVTFALALTVFLFVTLIGFYRHGTHFLSLFAPPGVPLLLAPLIIPIEIFSYLARPISLSVRLFANMLAGHIVLKVIAAFITMMGLFGALLLPFSIGFVGFEIFVAFLQAYIFSVLTCVYLHDAVHLH, encoded by the coding sequence ATGGCAGGTAAAATGGATCCCTTACACCAGTTCCAGATTCAGGAATGGATCCCGTTTGAAATCGGCGGATTGTCGCTGCCTTATACCAATTCCGCTTTTTACATGACCACTGCCGTTGTGTTGGCGACCTTGTTGATGTTAATGGGATCTGTCCGCGCGCAAACTATTCCTGGCCGCACGCAATCGCTGGCTGAAATGTTTTACAATTTCATTTACGGCATGGTGCGCGACGCGGCCGGCGACGAAGGCAAAGCCTATTTCCCATTCGTATTCACTTTATTTGCCTTCATTTTATTCGGCAATTTGCTGGGTATGACACCGTACGCCTTTACATTTACCAGCCATATTATTGTGACATTCGCGTTGGCATTGACCGTATTTTTATTCGTTACCCTGATCGGTTTTTATCGCCATGGCACGCATTTCTTATCGCTGTTCGCGCCGCCAGGCGTGCCGTTGCTATTGGCTCCATTGATTATTCCGATTGAAATTTTTTCGTATCTGGCGCGCCCGATTTCGTTATCGGTGCGGTTGTTCGCCAACATGCTGGCCGGTCACATTGTATTAAAAGTGATCGCGGCGTTTATTACGATGATGGGTTTGTTCGGCGCGCTATTGTTGCCGTTCAGCATTGGATTTGTCGGTTTCGAAATTTTTGTCGCTTTCTTACAAGCGTACATTTTCTCGGTGCTGACATGCGTTTATCTGCATGATGCGGTTCACTTACACTAG
- a CDS encoding glycine dehydrogenase subunit 2 translates to MMSQQGRPTKPESASGGNIQTISGNKALQVEEPLIFELSTPGKVGVDLPSHPKVKTRLAGLERKGGVGLPSLSEPEVVRHYTRLSQKNYGIDTGLFPLGSCTMKHNPRLNEKMARLPGLVDLHPLQPESTVQGALELIDTLAHWLKTLTGMPAVAMSPAAGAHGELCGLLAIRAALEAKGQGHRRRVLVPEAAHGTNPATAALCGFTVDAFPQKPDGRADVEAFKAKLGDDVAAIMLTNPNTCGLFEYDILEFSRLIHEAGGYFYCDGANYNALIGRVRPGDLGIDCMHINLHKTCSTPHGGGGPGSGPVVLSEALAPYAPLPLILHDKGGFRVVENTGDKASAQSFGRLKAFYGQMGMFIRAMAYCLSHGADGLRQVSEDAVLNANYLMACLKDVVSVPYEGPCMHEALFDDTFLEGTGVTTLDFAKAMIDEGYHPMTMYFPLVVHGALLMEPTETESKQSMDQFISVIRGLAQKAKADADYFKSAPRLTPRRRLNETEAARNPILRWKPEKKLMAAE, encoded by the coding sequence ATGATGAGTCAGCAAGGCAGACCAACCAAACCAGAATCCGCCAGCGGCGGCAATATCCAGACAATTTCGGGAAACAAGGCGTTGCAAGTCGAGGAACCATTGATTTTCGAACTTTCCACGCCAGGTAAAGTCGGCGTCGATTTGCCATCGCATCCAAAGGTAAAAACGCGCCTTGCTGGATTGGAACGCAAGGGCGGCGTTGGATTGCCTTCTTTGTCGGAACCCGAAGTCGTGCGTCATTACACACGCCTAAGCCAGAAAAATTATGGCATCGACACAGGATTATTTCCGCTTGGTTCTTGCACCATGAAGCATAACCCGCGCCTGAATGAAAAAATGGCGCGTTTGCCCGGTCTTGTGGATTTGCATCCTTTGCAGCCTGAATCGACTGTGCAAGGCGCCCTCGAATTGATTGACACGCTGGCGCATTGGCTGAAAACCTTGACCGGCATGCCGGCCGTGGCTATGTCGCCGGCGGCGGGCGCGCACGGTGAATTATGCGGTTTGCTTGCAATCCGCGCCGCGCTCGAGGCCAAGGGCCAGGGCCATCGCCGCCGCGTTCTGGTGCCAGAGGCCGCGCATGGAACCAACCCCGCGACCGCGGCATTGTGCGGTTTTACGGTTGACGCGTTTCCCCAGAAACCGGATGGCCGTGCCGATGTCGAAGCGTTCAAGGCGAAATTGGGCGATGATGTCGCCGCAATCATGTTGACCAATCCCAACACTTGCGGATTGTTCGAATACGATATTCTGGAATTCTCGCGATTGATTCATGAGGCCGGCGGTTATTTCTATTGCGATGGCGCGAATTATAACGCGCTGATCGGCCGGGTGCGTCCGGGCGATTTGGGAATCGATTGCATGCACATCAATCTGCATAAAACCTGCTCGACGCCGCATGGCGGCGGCGGCCCCGGTTCCGGTCCGGTTGTTTTGTCCGAAGCATTAGCGCCTTACGCGCCATTGCCGCTGATTTTGCACGATAAAGGCGGATTCCGTGTCGTTGAAAATACCGGCGACAAGGCCAGCGCCCAAAGTTTTGGCCGGTTGAAAGCATTTTACGGCCAAATGGGCATGTTTATCCGCGCAATGGCATATTGTTTGTCCCACGGCGCGGATGGTTTGCGCCAGGTATCCGAAGACGCGGTATTGAACGCCAATTATTTAATGGCTTGTTTAAAAGACGTCGTGTCGGTTCCATACGAAGGCCCGTGCATGCACGAAGCCTTGTTCGACGATACATTTTTGGAAGGTACCGGCGTAACCACGCTCGATTTTGCCAAAGCCATGATCGACGAAGGATATCATCCAATGACCATGTATTTCCCATTGGTGGTGCATGGCGCATTACTGATGGAGCCAACCGAGACAGAATCCAAACAATCTATGGATCAGTTTATTTCCGTGATTCGCGGTTTGGCACAAAAAGCCAAAGCGGATGCCGATTATTTTAAATCCGCTCCGCGTTTAACTCCGCGCCGCCGCTTGAATGAAACCGAAGCCGCGCGCAATCCAATTTTGCGTTGGAAACCGGAAAAAAAACTGATGGCCGCGGAATAG
- a CDS encoding aminomethyl-transferring glycine dehydrogenase subunit GcvPA: MRYLPLTANDRAQMLKKIGVSSVDDLFKGVPKKAVLPGPVDLPMYKSEIEVESVIRGMAAKNIGASSVPSFLGCGAYRHHVPSAVDYIIQRGEFLTSYTPYQPEVAQGTLQYLFEFQSQVALITGMEVANASMYDGSTACVEAVQMANRSTKRNRVVLSGALHPHYREIVETHGKYAGFKVESLSPDKGLCEDLSASIDYQTSCVVVQYPCFYGRVSDLTSLANACHAKGVYLIVAVTEIVSLGLLKPPGEMGADIVAAEGQSIGNNLSFGGPYVGLFAARERDIRQMPGRLCGQTVDAEGKRGFVLTLSTREQHIRREKATSNICTNAGLCALSFTIHMSLLGEEGYRKLAELNHAKAVQLADKLSAIKGVEIVTDNFFNEFTVKLPKAANDVVEKLAAQKILAGVPVSRFYPKNDNLKDLLIVAATEVTTESDMDALVNGLKQVI, translated from the coding sequence ATGCGTTATTTACCATTAACCGCGAACGACCGGGCGCAAATGCTGAAAAAAATCGGTGTTTCGTCGGTGGATGATTTGTTCAAGGGCGTTCCGAAAAAAGCGGTATTGCCGGGCCCCGTCGATTTACCAATGTATAAAAGCGAAATCGAAGTCGAATCGGTCATTCGCGGCATGGCGGCAAAAAATATCGGCGCTTCGTCGGTTCCTTCATTCCTGGGTTGTGGCGCGTATCGGCACCATGTGCCGTCTGCCGTGGATTATATTATTCAGCGCGGCGAATTTCTGACGTCCTACACGCCGTATCAGCCGGAAGTCGCTCAAGGCACCTTGCAATATCTATTTGAATTTCAATCCCAAGTGGCGCTGATCACCGGCATGGAAGTCGCCAATGCGTCGATGTACGACGGATCTACCGCCTGTGTCGAAGCGGTGCAGATGGCCAACCGTTCGACCAAACGCAACCGTGTGGTTTTGTCCGGCGCATTGCATCCGCATTACCGTGAAATCGTCGAAACCCACGGCAAGTATGCCGGGTTCAAAGTTGAATCCCTATCGCCCGATAAAGGCTTGTGTGAAGATTTAAGCGCAAGCATTGACTATCAAACCTCTTGCGTGGTGGTGCAATATCCGTGCTTTTATGGCCGGGTCAGTGATTTGACTTCACTGGCCAATGCTTGCCATGCCAAAGGCGTTTATTTGATTGTGGCGGTGACTGAAATCGTGTCGCTGGGCTTGCTGAAGCCGCCGGGCGAAATGGGCGCCGATATCGTTGCGGCTGAAGGCCAATCGATCGGCAATAACTTGTCCTTTGGCGGTCCTTATGTGGGCTTATTTGCTGCACGGGAACGCGATATTCGGCAAATGCCGGGCCGTTTATGCGGCCAGACAGTCGATGCCGAAGGCAAGCGCGGTTTTGTTCTTACGCTGTCGACCCGTGAACAACATATTCGTCGGGAAAAAGCGACATCCAATATATGCACGAATGCGGGCTTGTGCGCTTTGTCCTTTACCATTCACATGTCGCTGCTTGGCGAAGAAGGCTATCGCAAATTGGCGGAATTGAATCATGCCAAGGCTGTGCAATTGGCGGATAAATTATCCGCAATTAAGGGCGTTGAAATTGTTACGGATAATTTCTTCAATGAATTTACCGTAAAATTGCCAAAAGCAGCGAACGATGTGGTTGAAAAATTGGCCGCGCAAAAAATATTGGCGGGTGTGCCAGTATCGCGCTTTTATCCGAAAAACGACAATTTAAAAGACCTGCTGATTGTCGCAGCAACCGAAGTTACCACCGAATCCGACATGGATGCGCTGGTGAACGGCTTGAAACAAGTAATATAA
- a CDS encoding F0F1 ATP synthase subunit C yields the protein MDMQAAKMIGAGLAMLGMIGAGIGIGAIFSNFLNAAARNPSAVDQIRVMTFIGAAFAELLGLLSFVIAILLLFVV from the coding sequence ATGGATATGCAAGCCGCAAAAATGATCGGTGCAGGTCTCGCCATGTTGGGCATGATCGGCGCTGGTATCGGTATCGGTGCGATTTTCAGCAACTTTTTGAACGCTGCCGCCCGCAACCCATCGGCCGTGGATCAAATCCGCGTTATGACCTTCATCGGCGCCGCTTTCGCCGAACTGTTGGGTCTGTTGTCGTTCGTTATCGCGATTCTGTTATTGTTCGTTGTCTAA
- the gcvH gene encoding glycine cleavage system protein GcvH translates to MSTVKFTKEHEWVKIEGDTATIGISEYAQSQLGDVVFVELPAKGKQVQQFKEAAVVESVKAASDVYSPMSGEVIGFNDKLPGNPGLINQSPLGDGWFFKIKIANQNEIGNLMSEDEYKKYIQGL, encoded by the coding sequence ATGAGCACAGTGAAATTCACCAAAGAACATGAATGGGTAAAAATCGAAGGCGATACCGCAACGATCGGTATCTCCGAATATGCGCAAAGCCAGCTGGGCGATGTGGTCTTCGTCGAATTGCCGGCCAAAGGCAAGCAAGTGCAGCAGTTTAAAGAAGCCGCCGTCGTGGAATCGGTCAAGGCCGCCAGCGATGTTTACTCGCCAATGAGCGGCGAGGTTATCGGTTTTAACGATAAATTGCCGGGCAATCCGGGCTTGATCAATCAATCGCCGCTGGGTGATGGATGGTTTTTCAAAATCAAAATTGCCAACCAAAATGAAATCGGCAATTTGATGAGCGAAGACGAATATAAAAAATATATTCAAGGTCTGTAA
- a CDS encoding 4-hydroxy-3-methylbut-2-enyl diphosphate reductase: protein MTTPKQASLNIYLAAPRGFCAGVDRAIKIVEKTLQKYGAPVFVRHEIVHNRHVVESLEQKGAVFVNEVSDAPHDRPIIFSAHGVAKSVPAEAKTRQMIYVDATCPLVTKVHSSVNHLHDEGYHIVLIGHEGHPEVIGTMGQLPEGSIDLIENIEDAKNIDLSRAEKLAYVTQTTLSVDDTTEIVKILAARFPHIRVPKKDDICYATTNRQEAVKAMAEKCDAIIVIGAPNSSNSVRLVEVAEKAGCPKAMLLQSARDMDWNWLQGVVNLGITAGASAPEILVEELIDACRARFTVTTQNITTAEENIEFKLPKILMDDHDQLNPRT, encoded by the coding sequence ATGACCACCCCCAAGCAAGCGTCACTTAATATTTATCTCGCAGCGCCGAGAGGGTTTTGCGCGGGTGTGGATAGAGCCATCAAGATTGTTGAAAAAACACTGCAAAAATACGGCGCTCCTGTCTTTGTAAGACATGAAATTGTCCATAACAGACACGTCGTAGAATCTTTAGAACAAAAAGGGGCGGTGTTTGTCAACGAAGTATCCGATGCCCCGCACGACCGGCCGATTATTTTTTCCGCCCACGGCGTTGCCAAATCTGTCCCGGCCGAAGCAAAAACACGGCAAATGATTTATGTCGATGCCACTTGTCCGCTTGTGACCAAGGTTCACAGCTCCGTCAATCATCTGCATGATGAAGGATATCATATCGTGCTGATCGGTCACGAAGGCCATCCGGAAGTCATCGGCACCATGGGTCAATTGCCAGAAGGCAGCATCGATTTAATTGAAAATATCGAGGATGCAAAAAATATCGATTTATCGCGCGCCGAAAAACTGGCCTATGTCACACAAACGACCTTATCAGTCGACGACACCACCGAAATTGTAAAAATCCTCGCCGCACGTTTCCCGCATATCCGTGTGCCGAAAAAAGACGATATTTGTTATGCCACCACCAACCGCCAGGAAGCGGTCAAGGCGATGGCCGAAAAATGCGATGCGATTATCGTCATCGGTGCGCCGAATTCATCCAATTCCGTCCGCTTAGTCGAGGTTGCGGAAAAAGCCGGTTGCCCAAAGGCGATGTTGTTGCAAAGCGCGCGCGATATGGACTGGAACTGGCTGCAGGGCGTCGTAAACCTGGGCATTACCGCGGGCGCTTCCGCCCCCGAAATTTTAGTCGAAGAATTGATTGATGCTTGCCGGGCAAGGTTTACCGTGACCACACAGAACATTACGACGGCCGAAGAGAATATTGAATTCAAACTGCCTAAAATATTGATGGACGATCATGATCAACTTAATCCGCGAACATGA
- a CDS encoding AtpZ/AtpI family protein: MDQAHNHLSAEDEKKLRQLEKFGQRIDAAEEKLDGKPSVIAQANRDSGLAWRVMVDIIAGPAVGLLVGYALDKATGLSPLFILLCFFLGMGGGFLNAYKTATKKSNAVGFKKEK; the protein is encoded by the coding sequence ATGGATCAGGCGCATAATCACTTAAGCGCAGAAGACGAAAAGAAACTTCGTCAGTTAGAAAAATTTGGCCAGCGTATCGATGCCGCCGAGGAAAAGTTGGATGGCAAGCCCAGCGTGATCGCGCAAGCGAACCGTGATTCGGGTCTGGCATGGCGGGTGATGGTGGATATTATCGCGGGTCCGGCCGTTGGGTTATTGGTCGGGTATGCGTTGGACAAGGCAACCGGATTATCGCCTTTGTTCATTTTGCTGTGTTTTTTTCTTGGTATGGGCGGCGGATTTTTGAATGCCTATAAAACCGCAACCAAGAAATCGAACGCGGTGGGTTTTAAAAAAGAGAAATAG